In Thermovirga sp., one genomic interval encodes:
- the sbcD gene encoding exonuclease subunit SbcD produces MKILHTSDWHIGRTLYGRKRYEEFKAFLDWLVEAIQENEIAALLVAGDVFDTSTPSNRAQELYYDFLCRVAASSCRHVVVVAGNHDSPSFLDAPKELLKALDVHVVGSATSSPEDEVLVLRNEQKAPELIVCAVPYLRDRDIRVTEAGESVEDKERKLIEGIRTHYAAVAAVAEEKRKELGVDIPIIGMGHLFTAGGQTVDGDGVRELYVGSLAHVESGIFPVSFDYMALGHLHVAQKVSGSETIRYSGSPLPMGFGEAKQQKSICQVDFHSTAASVQLVDVPIFQKLERVKGDWDGISNRILELSATDFQGWLEVIYDGIEVIGDLRERLEAAIFDTKMEILRIKNNRIIDRVLGQIHAEETLDDLNVNDVFERCLDVHDVFEGQRHELRHTYREAVSSLDEDVVRAE; encoded by the coding sequence ATGAAAATCCTCCACACATCCGACTGGCACATCGGCCGCACCCTTTATGGCAGAAAACGCTACGAAGAATTCAAGGCCTTTCTGGATTGGTTAGTGGAGGCGATTCAGGAGAATGAAATCGCCGCGCTACTGGTGGCGGGTGATGTCTTTGACACCAGCACACCGAGCAATCGCGCCCAGGAGCTCTATTACGATTTTCTGTGCCGGGTGGCGGCCTCATCCTGTCGGCATGTCGTCGTCGTCGCGGGCAACCACGATTCGCCGTCCTTTCTCGATGCACCCAAGGAACTGCTCAAGGCCCTTGATGTCCATGTGGTCGGCAGTGCAACTTCCTCCCCGGAAGACGAAGTGCTGGTGCTTCGCAATGAGCAGAAAGCCCCGGAATTGATTGTCTGTGCCGTACCCTACCTCCGTGACAGGGATATCCGCGTGACTGAAGCGGGTGAGAGCGTCGAGGACAAGGAGCGAAAGCTGATCGAAGGCATCCGCACTCATTACGCTGCTGTCGCCGCTGTGGCCGAAGAGAAGCGCAAGGAACTTGGAGTCGATATCCCCATCATAGGTATGGGACATCTGTTCACCGCAGGCGGACAAACCGTCGATGGGGATGGCGTGCGTGAACTCTATGTCGGCTCTCTGGCTCATGTGGAGTCCGGGATTTTTCCTGTCAGTTTTGACTATATGGCACTTGGACATTTGCATGTTGCGCAAAAGGTAAGCGGCTCTGAAACCATTCGTTACAGCGGTTCTCCACTGCCCATGGGGTTCGGAGAAGCTAAACAGCAGAAGAGCATTTGCCAGGTTGATTTCCACAGCACAGCTGCATCGGTACAGCTGGTCGACGTGCCAATTTTTCAGAAACTTGAGCGCGTCAAGGGTGACTGGGACGGTATCTCAAACCGCATCCTTGAATTATCGGCAACGGACTTCCAAGGTTGGCTCGAAGTCATCTACGACGGCATTGAGGTCATTGGCGATCTGCGTGAACGCCTGGAGGCTGCGATTTTCGACACCAAAATGGAAATTCTCCGAATCAAAAACAACCGCATCATCGACCGCGTGCTGGGGCAAATCCATGCAGAGGAAACACTCGACGATCTGAACGTGAACGACGTGTTCGAGCGATGCCTTGACGTTCATGATGTGTTTGAAGGCCAGCGGCATGAATTGCGCCACACATACAGGGAAGCGGTCTCGTCTCTTGATGAAGATGTCGTACGGGCGGAATAG